The bacterium genomic interval TTGCTAGGCATTGCGCAATACTAGAAGCAAAACCCGTCCGATTTAGCCGATCATGTTTCGAATCTTGGATCGGTCTATCTGCATTTAGGTCCACAGCCTGTGATGGTCGCTTCTGTCCCATTTTACCACCCAAGCTCCCCTAGAAAGTCTGGAATGACTGTCTGTGCCTTTCCGAGAAATATCCGTCCCTCGCTCTCCTTCCTCAGTTCTTCTATTCGTTTGGGGTCAAGTTTAAAGGCAGTTCCATAATACTTGTCCTCACCATCCCATGGTTTATTCCTATCAAACCCATTGATTCGTAGACGATCAAGATTCGTGTCGTCGTAACCAAAGCCAAGAAAAATGACTTTTTTAGCCTTAGCAATTACAGCTTGTGCAACTTGCATTTCCTTCCCGTAGTCGTGCTCCAATTCCGAAATTACTCGGATACCTTCTGAACTCTGTAGGATCTGCTCGGCAGTGGCATTGGAGCTATATTCTCGTTTGAAACCATTCTGCTTATCAGTATCAAGATAACCAAGCCTACCGTGGACGTGCAGTACTTGCGTTGTATCAATCAAACTCTCAGCACGTTTTGGAAAATTGCTAAAGATTAGGTCCGTAAGAAACTTATCGATTGAGCGATCATAGTTGAAAGTGACAAAGACAGGACCATACTGGTTCTGCTCAATTGCTTCGATGATTTTTGTACGAAGTAACAGGTACCAGTTGTCACTTCGCCTCTGAAGTAAATTTGGCTCCTCATATTTGATTAGCTCTTGTGCAATTGCAGCACGTGCAATTTTAACAAATTCTTCACGACGAGATAGAAATTCATCTATTGTGGGTGCTACTGTCTTTCTGAATTGCTCATGAAAGGTCTTGATCTCATCTCCACTGAACCCCATGCCCTCAAGCATTTTGAATGAATCGCTGCTAGGATCTCTGGTGTTGTTAAGAATGTTATCACTTAGTTGATTGCCTAAAGGATAGCCCAGGTGATAACTGGCTCCTGCACCGAGGACAAAGACGGTATTGTAACCTCTCCAACCAATATCAAAATGATAGTTTTTGCCCGATTCCCACATATCCTATTCAATTCAAAATGCTTTCGAAGAATCGCATAAAATATTAATAAACCTCATACGCCCCCAACGACCGATTCAACTCAGCACGATAACTTCGCCACTTGGGCATCACACGATCTAGGTGGGCGATAAAACGATCATTGTGCTTACGCTCAAGGAGATGAACCAATTCATGAACGATCACATACTCAAGGCATCTGTCGTCTTTCTTGGCTAATTCAAGATTGAAAAGAACTCGTTTGGTCTTAGGATTGCAAGAACCCCACTTGGTTTTCATCTGGCGAATAGACCAAGCTTTTACTTGCACACCTAGTTGCTCTTCCCATTTACTTAATAGTGGCTCGATCCGATTCCTTAAGTCCTGTCGAACCCATTCGGTGAATAACAACTGCTTGTGCGATTTGGAGGCACCCTTTTTCAGGAACAAATTGATTCTGGATTTCCCCTGAATTGCTACCGTTGAAGGTAATTTGTGATGCACAACGTTCAAGCGGTAGCGAACGCCCCGAAAAAGTACACTTTCGCCCGAAACAAACTTAGGTGGGTTTTGGCGTTCTTGATTCTCAAAGCTACGGATCTGCTTCTTAATCCAAGGTAGCTTTCTAATGATAAGTAAACGTACTGCAGTGTCGCGTGTAGTGCTTGGCACGGCAACTCTTAGTCGCCCTTCAGGTGGGTGCACACTTAGATGTATATTCTTGATGGCTTTTCTAATCACCTCAACTGAATATCCACCAATTTTTAAGTGCCTAGTTCCTCTAATACTCATACTGCTTTTTAACTACTTTAAAGATTTTCTCTGCATTTTCCTCGTCGGTAACGTGACGATTGATAGCTGCCTTTACTTCTCTTTCCTTTATTAAGTTATCTCGCCAATCCGCTTTTCTTGTTGCCATTACCTCTTCATGAACTGCCAAAGCTAAACCAGCATCGTTATCTAAGTTATCGTAGAGTGCTCGCTTTGCGGGTGAGTCCAAAGAGGATGGATAGGTTCCTGCTGATTCGGGATTCTTTGCTCTCTTGGCAAGTTCACAAATCTTACGGAGATACTCCTCATA includes:
- a CDS encoding M48 family metallopeptidase, with product MSIRGTRHLKIGGYSVEVIRKAIKNIHLSVHPPEGRLRVAVPSTTRDTAVRLLIIRKLPWIKKQIRSFENQERQNPPKFVSGESVLFRGVRYRLNVVHHKLPSTVAIQGKSRINLFLKKGASKSHKQLLFTEWVRQDLRNRIEPLLSKWEEQLGVQVKAWSIRQMKTKWGSCNPKTKRVLFNLELAKKDDRCLEYVIVHELVHLLERKHNDRFIAHLDRVMPKWRSYRAELNRSLGAYEVY